One Triticum dicoccoides isolate Atlit2015 ecotype Zavitan chromosome 4B, WEW_v2.0, whole genome shotgun sequence genomic window carries:
- the LOC119293530 gene encoding osmotin-like protein — MPTSKAFLILVLAVLTPMAATSQDAATNLTLHNLCAYPVWPLITPNIGFPAIPDPNDAASRLDGGGEGLVTLSFPSGTWSGRVVARTGCSSSDDYDSPSPSSSSPAAVTRCDTGVPPAPVTVAQVSVHGSGGLAEYSVSLVDGFNLPVMVTPHGFEQGRQCPSLGCAVDLDVDCPRDARGPAGGCSAQGQGHFFKERCPDTRTTPTDVEATPQRCIQPGELKIVFCPDSSY, encoded by the coding sequence ATGCCCACATCCAAGGCATTTCTCATCTTGGTGCTCGCCGTGCTCACTCCCATGGCGGCGACCTCCCAGGACGCGGCGACGAACCTCACCCTCCACAACCTGTGCGCGTACCCCGTGTGGCCGCTCATCACTCCGAACATCGGCTTCCCCGCCATCCCCGACCCGAACGACGCCGCCAGCCGCCTCGACGGGGGCGGCGAGGGGCTCGTCACCCTGTCGTTCCCCTCCGGCACGTGGTCCGGTCGCGTCGTGGCGCGCACCGGCTGCAGCAGCAGCGATGACTAcgactccccctccccctcctcctcctcgccggcggcggTGACCAGGTGCGACACGGGCGTGCCGCCGGCGCCGGTGACAGTGGCGCAGGTGAGCGTGCACGGGTCCGGCGGGCTGGCGGAGTACAGCGTGAGCCTGGTGGACGGGTTCAACCTGCCCGTGATGGTGACGCCGCACGGGTTCGAGCAGGGCCGGCAGTGCCCGTCCCTCGGCTGCGCGGTGGACCTGGACGTGGACTGTCCCCGCGACGCCAGGGGCCCCGCCGGCGGGTGCAGCGCCCAGGGCCAGGGGCACTTCTTCAAGGAGAGGTGCCCGGACACTCGGACGACGCCGACGGACGTGGAGGCCACGCCGCAGCGCTGCATCCAGCCCGGCGAGCTCAAGATCGTCTTCTGCCCGGATTCTTCCTACTAG